The Deinococcus malanensis DNA segment TGGGCAGCCGCATCGGGGCCGGCGTGGTGCGGGTCGTCACCGACATCTCCCAGATGGACAGCGTGCAGGACGGTGACATTCTGGTGGCTGACATGACCGACCCTGACTGGGAACCGGTCATGAAACGCGCCAGCGCGATTGTGACCAACCGCGGGGGCCGCACCTGCCACGCCGCGATCATCGCGCGGGAACTGGGTATTCCGGCTGTGGTGGGGTCGGGCAGCGCCACCCGTGAACTCAGAAGCGGGCAGGAGGTCACGGTGAGCTGCGCGGAGGGCGACACCGGCTACGTGTATGCGGGCCGCCTGGACTTCCACGTCAACCGCGTGGAACTTGACGCCATGCCCGAGGTCGGCATGAAGATCATGATGAACGTGGCCTCGCCCGACCGGGCCTTTTCCTTCGCCGCACTGCCCAATGAGGGCGTGGGTCTGGCGCGCGTGGAGTTCGTGATCTCGAACGTGATCGGGATTCATCCCCGCGCCCTGCTGGACTATCCCAACGTGCCTGACGACGTGAGGGAGCAGATACGGCAGAAGACGGCCGGTTATGCCTCCCCCCGCGACTTCTTCCGCGAGAAGCTGGCCGAAGGCGTGGCCAGCATTGCGGCCGCCTTCGCGCCCAAGCCTGTCATCGTGCGCCTGAGCGACTTCAAAAGCAACGAATACGCTCACCTGATCGGCGGACCGGCTTACGAACCCATGGAAGAAAACCCCATGATCGGTTTCCGGGGGGCCAGCCGCTACCGGAGTGCCGATTTCGCGGCCGCGTTCGCACTGGAATGCGAGGCCATCAAGTCCGTGCGCGACGAGATGGGCCTGACCAACGTGCAGGTGATGATCCCCTTCGTGCGCACGGTCGCCGAGGCGGCCCAGATCATCGAGATCCTGGCCCGCAACGGCCTGAAACGCGGCGAGAACGGGCTGCAGATCATCATGATGTGCGAAATTCCCAGCAACGCCATCCTGGCTGACCAGTTCTTGGAGCACTTCGACGGCTTTTCCATCGGCAGCAACGACCTGACGCAGCTGACCCTGGCACTGGACCGCGACTCCGGGCTGGTCGCCGATCTGTTCGACGAGCAGAACGAGGCGGTGCTGGCCCTGATGGCCCAGGCCATTGCGGCTGCCAAACGTGCAGGCAAGTACGTGGGCATCTGCGGTCAGGGACCCAGCGACCACCCCGCGCTCGCCCAGTGGCTGATGGAGCAGGGCATCGACTCGGTGAGCCTCAACCCCGACTCGGTGCTGACCACCTGGCTGCATCTGGCTGGTGAGGGCGCCGAGGAGCGCGCCACCGCTACTGCCTGAGCAATCTGGGCCCGTCGGGGTCCGGAACTCGCGTCTGAACCGCGCCGAACGCAGGAGTACGGCGCGGTTCAGCTTTGTTCGGACGCCCTGCCGAGCCAGCACATCCCTTTACAGGCGCACAGCCCAAATTGGCGGGTTAGGCGCACCAAGGGGTTCGCCTGTGGGCGCACCTTCCCGGACCTTTACGGCAGTCTCCGGAAGCTCTGATCAGGGAACGGAACCGGGCAGGCTGGGCCCGGTAACATGCCTCTTCAGAACAATACGTACCTGAATGACGCTCCTGTCCCTCAGGCAGGCAGTGAGGAGAAGCTGCGCCGGCGGAGGAGCGTCACTGTGGGAAACCGGCTGATACACTCGCTGCTCCGGCCTCTGCGGCTCTGAGTCCTGCTCAGCCCAGCAGACTGGTGACGTTCGCCAGAGCGCTGACCTGAGTGACCGCTGGGCACGGCGCGGGCCGGCCCTGCCGGTTAATCCACACCGCGCGCAGTCCAGCCCGGCGCGCACCTTCCACGTCGTTTTCCCAGGAGTCGCCGACCATGACTGTCTCGGCCGGGACAACGCCCAGGGCGGTGCAGGCTGCGTGATAAGCGCGGATATCCGGCTTGGGCGCCGGGACGTCTTCAATACACAGGGTGACGTCCACCAGCTTGTCCAGCCCGAAGTGGGTCAGCTTTTCCAGTTGGACCTGTCGCACGTAGTTGGTCAGGACCGCCGTGCGTAGGCCCCGGGCCTGGAGTTCGTGCAGCAGGTCCACAGCACCCTCCAGCAGGGCCCAGGCCGCCCGGTAAGCGGAGCGGTAAGTTCGCGTGGCCGTCTCGCCGTCGGGGTTCGGCACCTCCAGGTCCGTCAGCAGACGGGTCATGCGAAGGACACGGGCGCCGTGGGCGTCCACCTCGCCACGGAACAGCAGGGGGTCTATGGCGCGGATATGTTCGGCATGCCGGGCAAACAGGCACTCGGGGGTCCAGTGCCGGATGTCATGCTCGGCAGCCAGCGCCGCGAGGCCCGCATGGGTGCAGGCCGTGTCATCGAACAGGGTGTCATCCAGGTCAAGAATCACGGCACGTACGGGAAGCACGTCTGAGTCTAGCCGGAGCGTGGTCGCCGTTCGTCGGAAATGCCTCAGGCCGCAGCTGGCCATGGCTGGACACTTACGCTGGGGCCGCAGACACACGAGCCGTCCCATCCCCGATGGATGGGCCTACGTACCCCGCCATAGGCTCTTGGCCATGAAGATCAGTAGAAGAAGCGCTCCGGGAACAGGAGCGCTTCTTCAGTGGATGGGAGAAGTTACTTGAGGCTTTCGGCGGTGACCGTCTGGACCTTGGCCACCTGACCCTGCAGCACGTTGTCGAGTTTCATGATGAATACGCGTGAACGCTGACGCTCGCCGGTGTTGTCGAAGCCCATTGCGCCGGACACGATGCTGCACTTGCCGGCGGCGCCGTCGAAGCAGGCCGGGAAGTTCTGGCGGCGCACGGCCGTGGTCACCTGAGCGCGGCTGGGCAGGGCTGCGCCGGGACGCAGAGAGCTCTTGATGGCTTCAAGCATGACGTTCATGGCGTCGTAGGCATAGACCGACACACCGTTGGGTTTGGACTTGTAGGCAGCCTGGTACCTCTGGGTAAAGGCCGGAGCGCCGGAAAACACAGTTACAGGGCCGAAGCCGGTGCTGAAGACCACGCCGGCAGCGTCGATTCCGCTGCGCTGAATGAAGCTGGGAGAATCCAGACCGTCGCCGCCCATGAACAGGGCCTTGATGCCGGCCGCGCGGACAGCCTTGAGCAGTTTGGAACCCACGTCGTCGGTGCCACCGAAGTAGACCACGTCGGGGTTGAGGGTCTTGATGCGCTTGACGGCTCCGGCGATCTGCTCGTCGCTGGAGGCGCCCACGTAGCCGGCCAGCCCGATGTTCTGGCGCTTGAGGTTGGTCTGCAGCACCTTGGACAGACCGTTGCCGTAGGCGGTGTTGTCGGACACCACAAACACTGTCTTGGCACCGACCTCACTCTGGAGATACTGGGCGGCAGCGACGGCCTGGGCGCTGTCAGGCGCGACCACCCGGCTGAAGTTCTTCCACTTGTTGCTGGTCAGCAGATCGTTGGTGCTGGCCGGAGAGATCACGGCAAGGTTGGCCGCAGCGGTCGCGGCCGCCAGAGTGTTGGTCACGCTCGAGTTCAGGGCGCCTACGACACCCAGTACGGCGCGGTCTGCCACCAGGGTCTTGCCGATCTGGGTGCCCTGGGCGGCATTGGCCTGATCGTCCATAGGCATGAACACCAGATCGTGCCCAAGCGCCTTGAACGCACGGACCTGCTCCTGAACGGCGAGCTCTGCGCCGCGGCGCACTTCGGTCCCGATAGGCGCGAGGCTGCCCGACAGCGGGCTGACCGAGGCCACCTTGATGGTTGCTGCTCCAGCAGAGCCGAGCAGAAGCGGAAATAGAACCAGGGCGCCCAGGGCGCGTGCACGGCTTTCTTTGTTCATGAGGCACTGTACCCGGCCGACTCTGGCACGGACCTGACGGGCCGGTCATTAAGTGTGAAAGACTTCACGGCGATCTGAATGTGCCCGGAAACACGCGGTTTTTAAGTGGTCAGCGCGGTATTCAGTTCATCCCGGAAGCCTCGTGCGGCAGTGACGCTGGCCTGCACGTCCAGTCCCTGGGCGTATTGCACGCCGCGACTCGCACTGGCCAGGGCACCGGTACCGCCGGCATGAAAGGCGCCGCTGAGGTCTGAAGCGCGGGCTCCCTGAGCTCCCAGCCCGGGCAACAGCAGCAGGGCGCGCGGCATCAGGGCGCGGAAGGCAGCCAGATCCTCCGGATGGGTGGCGCCCACGACCGCACCCACACTGGCATATTCGCCTTCAGGTTCCCCGGCGTTCAGCCGCCTGACCTCGTCGGCCACCCGCTCGCTGACGCCGCTGCCCTGCAGGTCGGTCTGCCCGGGATTGCTGGTCTTGACCAGGATGAACACGGCGCCTCCATTGGCAAGGGCCGTGTCCACGAAGGGCGTCAAGGTCTCAAAGCCCAGAAAGGGATTGACCGTCAGCGCCGAACCGGCATGCGGCCCGCTCAGCCAGCCCTGGGCATAAGCCTGTGCCGTGCTGCCGATGTCTCCACGTTTGCCGTCCAGCAGCACCGGCAGGCCCAGCGTGCGCGCCGCGGCGCAGACCTCCTCAAGCAGCTTCATGCCGCTCAGGCCCATGGCCTCGTAAAAGGCCAGCTGTGGCTTGACACAGGCGGCATAGGGCGCGGTCGCCTCCAGCATATCCAGGGTATGTTCGCGCAGATGGGCTGCGTCGCGGTAGGCGTCCAGGCGGGGATCGAGCCCCACGCACAGACGGGTCTGGAGGCGGCGGGTGCGGTCCGTGACGGCGTGCGCGAAGGTCATCCCAGCGAGGCTAACACGGCGCGCGCCGCTCCTCGGGCGCTGGAATCCGCTGAGACGGCAGCTCCCGCCTGCTGGCCAGATGTGAGGAGAACGCAGCTTCCGGAGCACGCCCTGGCCGGAGTAACAGGACACCAGCCATGAAAACGCCCCTGCCCGGCGCTGCTTTCGGTGCACCTTATGCCGTACCCTCCGGGTATGACCTTCTCCATTGTGGGGCGTGATCCGCAGACCGGTGACCTGGGCGTGGCGGTGGCCAGCAAGTTTCTGGCGGTGGGGGCGCTGGTCCCGTTTGTCCGTGGCGGGGTGGGCGCCGTCGCCACCCAGAGCTACGTGAATCCCAACTTCGGTCCGGACGGGCTGGCGCTGCTGTCCGGCGGGCTCGCGCCTCAGGAAGTCAGCGCCCGCTTTCAGGCCGAGGACGCCGGCATCGTGCAGCGGCAGTTCGGACTGGTGGGGGCCGACGGCCGCAGCGCAACTTTCACAGGTCAGGGCTGCCACGCCTGGGCCGGCGGCATAGCCGAGCCGGATGTGGCGATCCAGGGCAATATCCTGACCGGCCCCGAGGTGGTGCAGGCCATCCACCGTGCCTGGCTGGAAGCGGCCGGAACCCCACTGCCGCGCCGCCTGTTTGCTGCCCTTCAGGCCGGGGATCAGGCAGGTGGGGACCGACGGGGCCGGCAGTCGGCGGCGCTGCTGTGTGCGGGCCCGGGGCGCGGCTACGGCGGCCTGACCGACGACTGGGTCAACCTGCGGGCCGACGACCACCCTGATCCCTGCACGGAGCTGGCGCGATTGCTGGACGTGCATGATCTGCTGTTCGGCCGTCCTGAAACGACTCGCCGTCCAGACGAGGCCGAACTGCGCTGGCTGCGAGGGCTGCTGGTCCGCCAGGGTTACGCGCCGGCCCTGCCGCCAGGGGAATGGGACGAGGCCACCGAGGCAGCTGCCTGGGCGCTGTACGGCACCGAGAACCTCGAAGAGCGCTGGGTGCCGGGAGGACAGTTTGATCCGGTGGCCGTGGCCTACCTGCGCGAGCGTTATCCGGACTGACCCCTGGTCCCACCGGACCGGGTGCTGGAGCACGTCGGGCGCAGGCCGGGCACGCTAGACTGCCGCGCATGCGGCTCTCAGCGACCGATGTCTACGCCTTTCAGGCTCTGGGGTTCCTGGGCACCCAGGCTGAAGGCAGCTGGATCTCCAGCGAGGAGATCA contains these protein-coding regions:
- a CDS encoding HAD family hydrolase, giving the protein MLPVRAVILDLDDTLFDDTACTHAGLAALAAEHDIRHWTPECLFARHAEHIRAIDPLLFRGEVDAHGARVLRMTRLLTDLEVPNPDGETATRTYRSAYRAAWALLEGAVDLLHELQARGLRTAVLTNYVRQVQLEKLTHFGLDKLVDVTLCIEDVPAPKPDIRAYHAACTALGVVPAETVMVGDSWENDVEGARRAGLRAVWINRQGRPAPCPAVTQVSALANVTSLLG
- the ppsA gene encoding pyruvate, water dikinase, which translates into the protein MDMIRPFETLRMTDVEIVGGKNASIGEMIQGLANAGVRVPGGFATTADAFRLFLQENQIEEKINARLSALDVSDVNALVAAGREIRGWVEQATLPAALEQAIREGYAGLSAGGVEPDVAVRSSATAEDLPEASFAGQQETFLNVRGVEQVLHHVRLVFASLYNDRAISYRVHHGFAHADVALSAGVQRMVRTDLGVSGVAFTLDTESGFRDAVFVTSAYGLGEMVVQGAVNPDEFFVYKPALQAGHRAVLRRTLGSKQKKMIYAEGQGVQTVDVEEAERAAFSLTDEDLTELARQCVTIENHYGRPMDIEWGKDGRDGQIYILQARPETVQSRAGRTLERFELTGQGEVLIEGRAVGSRIGAGVVRVVTDISQMDSVQDGDILVADMTDPDWEPVMKRASAIVTNRGGRTCHAAIIARELGIPAVVGSGSATRELRSGQEVTVSCAEGDTGYVYAGRLDFHVNRVELDAMPEVGMKIMMNVASPDRAFSFAALPNEGVGLARVEFVISNVIGIHPRALLDYPNVPDDVREQIRQKTAGYASPRDFFREKLAEGVASIAAAFAPKPVIVRLSDFKSNEYAHLIGGPAYEPMEENPMIGFRGASRYRSADFAAAFALECEAIKSVRDEMGLTNVQVMIPFVRTVAEAAQIIEILARNGLKRGENGLQIIMMCEIPSNAILADQFLEHFDGFSIGSNDLTQLTLALDRDSGLVADLFDEQNEAVLALMAQAIAAAKRAGKYVGICGQGPSDHPALAQWLMEQGIDSVSLNPDSVLTTWLHLAGEGAEERATATA
- the pyrF gene encoding orotidine-5'-phosphate decarboxylase, yielding MTFAHAVTDRTRRLQTRLCVGLDPRLDAYRDAAHLREHTLDMLEATAPYAACVKPQLAFYEAMGLSGMKLLEEVCAAARTLGLPVLLDGKRGDIGSTAQAYAQGWLSGPHAGSALTVNPFLGFETLTPFVDTALANGGAVFILVKTSNPGQTDLQGSGVSERVADEVRRLNAGEPEGEYASVGAVVGATHPEDLAAFRALMPRALLLLPGLGAQGARASDLSGAFHAGGTGALASASRGVQYAQGLDVQASVTAARGFRDELNTALTT
- a CDS encoding DUF1028 domain-containing protein, giving the protein MTFSIVGRDPQTGDLGVAVASKFLAVGALVPFVRGGVGAVATQSYVNPNFGPDGLALLSGGLAPQEVSARFQAEDAGIVQRQFGLVGADGRSATFTGQGCHAWAGGIAEPDVAIQGNILTGPEVVQAIHRAWLEAAGTPLPRRLFAALQAGDQAGGDRRGRQSAALLCAGPGRGYGGLTDDWVNLRADDHPDPCTELARLLDVHDLLFGRPETTRRPDEAELRWLRGLLVRQGYAPALPPGEWDEATEAAAWALYGTENLEERWVPGGQFDPVAVAYLRERYPD
- a CDS encoding branched-chain amino acid ABC transporter substrate-binding protein; this encodes MNKESRARALGALVLFPLLLGSAGAATIKVASVSPLSGSLAPIGTEVRRGAELAVQEQVRAFKALGHDLVFMPMDDQANAAQGTQIGKTLVADRAVLGVVGALNSSVTNTLAAATAAANLAVISPASTNDLLTSNKWKNFSRVVAPDSAQAVAAAQYLQSEVGAKTVFVVSDNTAYGNGLSKVLQTNLKRQNIGLAGYVGASSDEQIAGAVKRIKTLNPDVVYFGGTDDVGSKLLKAVRAAGIKALFMGGDGLDSPSFIQRSGIDAAGVVFSTGFGPVTVFSGAPAFTQRYQAAYKSKPNGVSVYAYDAMNVMLEAIKSSLRPGAALPSRAQVTTAVRRQNFPACFDGAAGKCSIVSGAMGFDNTGERQRSRVFIMKLDNVLQGQVAKVQTVTAESLK